The following proteins come from a genomic window of Lolium rigidum isolate FL_2022 chromosome 5, APGP_CSIRO_Lrig_0.1, whole genome shotgun sequence:
- the LOC124651842 gene encoding uncharacterized protein LOC124651842 gives MLGHLSATNMNIGKAPMLLKKAVTMCKSKTSVLAGRLLVLASLRRRMARVGAISHKIQTLIVAADQANVRLDYHKALLLRKIKTMRTINGGEIIDLRQQLALFDKEDNGDDSCPDWTLHPIFNDNDNCCYIEEYAEDDEEPSVVDVIRSIPEVEGLEFNLDYDIDQAAEMFIIRFREQMN, from the exons ATGCTAGGCCACCTCTCAgcaacaa atatgaatatcggAAAGGCCCCTATGCTCCTGAAGAAGGCGGTAACCATGTGCAAGAGCAAGACCAGCGTGCTAGCGGGCAGGCTTCTCGTCCTCGCCTCGCTCCGCCGTAGGATGGCTAGAGTGGGCGCCATCTCGCACAAGATACAAACGCTGATTGTGGCCGCCGACCAGGCAAATGTGAGATTGGACTACCACAAGGCTCTCTTGCTGCGAAAGATCAAGACGATGCGGACAATCAATGGCGGTGAGATCATTGATCTCCGGCAGCAGTTGGCTCTGTTCGATAAAGAAGACAATGGCGACGACAGCTGCCCTGATTGGACATTGCACCCCATCTTCAATGACAacgataattgttgctacattgaGGAGTACGCGGAGGATGACGAGGAGCCGTCAGTAGTGGATGTAATCAGGAGCATCCCAGAGGTGGAGGGGTTGGAGTTCAACCTGGACTACGACATCGACCAGGCTGCCGAAATGTTCATCATCAGGTTCCGAGAACAGATGAACTAA
- the LOC124653548 gene encoding uncharacterized protein LOC124653548 produces MKMGKTSMLLKKATSMCKSKTSLIAARLLVLATLQRRKMAAVAMISNKIHTLIVADRERVNCHKAVAMRKVESRQTIVRGGDMAANFSHQLAMLDEDDGHGGFPDWTFMHPLFNDDIDDNCCYTDDVDMLLDACDAGNDEPSVMDAVRRNKEVEGLEFNMEEDIDQAADIFIKRFRQQMNNDF; encoded by the coding sequence ATGAAGATGGGAAAGACTTCAATGCTCCTTAAGAAGGCGACTTCGATGTGCAAGAGCAAGACTAGCTTGATCGCGGCCAGGCTCCTCGTCCTCGCCACGCTCCAACGCCGCAAGATGGCCGCGGTCGCCATGATCTCCAACAAGATCCACACGCTCATTGTGGCCGACCGGGAGCGAGTGAATTGCCACAAGGCTGTTGCAATGCGCAAGGTTGAGAGTAGACAGACCATCGTCCGTGGTGGTGACATGGCGGCTAATTTCTCTCATCAGTTGGCCATGTTGGATGAAGACGATGGTCATGGTGGCTTCCCTGACTGGACATTCATGCATCCGCTCTTCAACGATGACATTGACGACAACTGTTGTTACACTGATGATGTTGATATGTTACTCGATGCTTGCGATGCTGGCAACGATGAACCTTCGGTGATGGATGCAGTCAGGAGAAACAAAGAGGTAGAGGGGTTGGAGTTCAACATGGAGGAGGACATTGACCAGGCTGCCGATATCTTCATCAAGAGATTCCGGCAGCAGATGAACAATGACTTTTAG
- the LOC124654924 gene encoding uncharacterized protein LOC124654924, producing the protein MKIAKAPMLIKKAAAMCKSKTAMLAARLLLLASLQSRRMAAVAVISHKIHALVVADRQRVDGPGALVMCKVENRQPVVHGVDMAADLSHQLALFDQESGHAGCPDWTLHPIFRDDENCYTDECDDEDDGDVLLDACHDEDEPSVMDVIRINREVDGLEFNMEEEIDQAADMFIRRFREQLSKTF; encoded by the coding sequence ATGAAGATCGCCAAGGCCCCCATGCTCATAAAGAAGGCTGCGGCGATGTGCAAGAGCAAGACCGCCATGCTCGCGGCCAGGCTCCTCCTGCTCGCCTCGCTCCAGAGCCGTAGGATGGCCGCGGTTGCCGTCATCTCTCACAAGATCCACGCTCTCGTTGTAGCCGACCGGCAAAGAGTGGACGGCCCGGGGGCTCTCGTGATGTGCAAGGTCGAGAATAGACAGCCCGTCGTCCATGGTGTGGACATGGCCGCCGATCTCTCACATCAATTGGCTCTGTTCGACCAGGAAAGTGGTCATGCTGGTTGCCCTGACTGGACACTGCATCCCATATTCAGGGACGATGAAAATTGCTATACAGACGagtgcgacgacgaagacgatggtgATGTGCTACTCGATGCTTGCCATGATGAGGACGAGCCATCGGTCATGGATGTAATCAGGATCAACCGAGAGGTAGACGGGTTAGAGTTCAACATGGAGGAGGAGATTGACCAGGCTGCCGATATGTTCATCAGGAGGTTCCGGGAGCAGTTGAGCAAGACCTTTTAG